atatGGTAAGAGAAAAGACCCATTGCCTGCTGTGAAATATTGAGCGGGTGCTCTCTTGCCAAAATTGTACATCACCTTGGCTTCCAGGGCATGATGAAAAGGGATGGCAACTGCCCAGCCAGCAGTTCCCTGGCCATTACTGGTACAACTGAGCTGCATCAACAAGAGCTGACTTTATGCGCAtgttcagaattttaaaatgccttcaaTCACagtgtatcttttttttcagacataCCAGACTATACAGCGATACTAAGATTTATTATGTTTTTAGGAACACAGATGCACTTGAGATTTAAAACAGGGTGACTTATACACGTAAGCCAGACAAGATGCGTCATGTTGTGAGGGTGAAGAGATTTCTGTCCGAAGCGCCTTTGCACTTTGCCCTGAAGCTCAAGGCAGAGTGGGAGGATCGGCAGATTTGAttgctacaaaaataaaaagtattttgacGTGGTTTCACTTCCTTGCCCCTTCATTACACAAAACACACCGTGAAGTTGGATAGAAATTTACAGCTGGTGAATGAGTTTTATCATTAAAactgaaagggaaagagaaaaagaaggaccAGGAGTTGCTTCTCTGAACTTATCCTCTACAGGGAGTCACTCGCCTGCGGAGCAGAAGGTGGTTTGTGGTGTGTACAGGGGAGTGCAAAATATGATAACCCAGGTCTTTAGTCTTATTAGCAGTGTCCTTACAGAGCTGCTATCTTGCTGTTTTATACTAAAGAAAAGCAACCCCAGAAATCCCCTCAAAAGATAAACTGATTATTTGCTACatgcttaattttttaataacagaagTGGCTGAAGTGCTCACTTCTTGGGAATCTGAACCTCTGCCTCTGGGTACCTCTGGCTGCATATGGGCTTTTGGAAAGGGACGTGACGACAGAGGTACAGCTGGTAGTGCTGCAAGTGAACAGTTGGAGCTCCCCACTGTGAGCCCTGACAACGCATGTGATGTGTTTGAAGCAGTTGGGATGTTGTGTGTTGTAAAAATCTTCTCCTTGATGAAAGGTTTCTAATTTATAGCAGAGCACTGTTCTGTTGTTGCCGCTCGTTCCTGGCTTTTGGAAGTCGGCATGACGGGCTCCTTGCAGGCTGAGGGATTCTCAATGATAGTGGCCAACTGGATGCCACCTGGATGCTTTCCCTCTATGTCCTGCGTCAGCTGACCCTGCCCACTGAACTCCTCTGAGACATGTGCTGTGCTTTTGGTCCACACCATCCTGTGGTCTTGTTCGGAGGTCCCATTTTGCCCTTGCAAATGCTCACGTCTCTTGCGGCACAAGAGGTGCAAGCAGCCGTATAGGAGGATTGCAGCAATGATGAGGAGCAGGACACTGCTGGTGAGCCAGATGCCTAGTGCCAGCTCTTTCTTGGTGTTGCTCACAGATGCTGGGTCTTGTTCCAGCGTGTTGAAAACTCTGCACTGGTCACTGGAGGGGTTGGCGGACTGGCAGGTCACACACACAATGTACGTTGTCAGCGGAGTCAGGTTTTCAACGACAAAGGAGGAGCGACTGGCAGGGACTCTCTCTTCCTTCTGAAAGCTCTTTCTCGAGTAACTCGATAACATACTGTTCCAGTTAGGATGGTACATGACACTGTAAAAACTGTCAGCACAACTGGCCATTTTTGGCCAAATTACCATTGCCGTGTTTCCTGTGATGTTTTGGACGGTTATTCCCATTGAGATGTTGCTTAGGTAGTTTCTTTCACTCCCGATGCTGATCTTGCTGTGGGAAGGGAGGGTGTCTGTTTCCTAGGGAGGTAACTGAGAAGGTGCAGCACTGGAGATGTGTGGATCTTAATCGTAGTGCTCTGTAATTTAGGAAAGGAGTTTGTTAGGAAACTGTGCTCTTGTTGTTAGTACTGCTACCTCAAAGTGAGGGCTGGCAGTTCATAAAGTTTGGAGTGTTTTAAACTGTGTTTTTTCCCAAGTGAAAGGCTAGATATGTGCTCATAGAAATTCAACTGGAGCTGCTGCCTGTCCAGGTGACCAGTTATATCTTGTCTCTATGAGAGATGGTGTGTTTTTCAGGATTTGCAATTGAGGAACCACTTGTTttcacagttgtttttttttttcaaatgcctgTGCTTGCGACAAGGAACCAAGGGGATGCTGGCCCTTGACATCCTGTTCAAACTTTGCTTCTATATCAGCTTTGGTATACATGCTGCCCACGTATTTGGGACCTTCCCTAAAATAAGGATATTTTTGTCTTAAGGAATTTGTGCATAGGTAACATTAAGGGAAATAAAACCTCTTCAAGACTATCAAGGGGAGATATTAATATGCTTTGTACTTCTGAAATATATTCTCCTCccacagggaaaaagaaattatcagaAATTTACACAGGTGTGTTAATAAATGCCTCTCTCCTTCAGAGGAATGCTGGAGTTCTTTTTAGTAGAACAAATATTTCTAATAGGGAAAAAAGCTTAATATTGAACATAATTTATACTATGAATCAAActttatgggaaaaaaagtgagtattttgcattttattttactaattCGGTGTTTTCTGTAATCTCAAAGCTTATTTTTGTGAGCaatgaattttcttctgttaagtAGCAAGTAAGGGGTGGTAGGAGTGGATTTTGAGGAATAAATTCCTCTACTATCTACAAGTCTTGATTTTTGCACATAgtggttaattaaaaaaaaaacagtacatGGAAACATGGCCAGATATTATTTTCTCTCCATTATCATTTTACATTAGTTTTTCATCCCTtgatattctttattttttgctaGTGTATTAGCACATCCATAGCCACTGCTAGAGCAGCAGCTGTGATGATTGTACATTGGTGGCATCAGAATTGTAATATCTAATCTTCATGCTAGTCTTCAGGCTTTCTTAAGCTAAGCAAGTTGGTGAAATGTGGTATTCACTATAGCATACCTTTTGGATAAatagtgtttttaaaaacataactaATGCTATTTTCTGTGCCAAATGATTGTATGTAGCTGCCCTGAACTAACACTCCTCCTCATAATAAAATGAACATTCGAAAACCTGCGAATACTTTGAGATTCTGAATTTGTGTTAAAAAATTTGTAAATAGTGTAAGGACAACATCTATTTTCTGTAAATTTCTAAATGCTTCTTTTAAAGAATGTCTTCCTTTCAAGGCAAAAATTTGGCTTCGGCTTTGGTAGACTTTTAATTGAAGTTGTTATTTTATAATAAAGCAAGCCTTAATAACAGCCAgtgtatatttttgtttgtttggtgtggatttttttgcttttgctgttgtgAAAGGTAACTTTTGAAAAAGAGCCTACCTCAGCAATTTAAACTGATTCTCTTTTAGGTTAATAGTCAGTTTCTAGTGGCACTAGTATGAAAGTTTTTTCCACTGTGAAaatttcttactttttaaatgaacattAATACCCACAACAGTAACACTGTGTTTCATtagtaattatttaattataaaaatgaattacttttttttatgatCGAGTTTAAGATGTTAAATCTCTTGGCTAAGCAACAACTGACTATTAAAAATTCTTCTGATGAAGAAAGCTTATCAGACTTGCTCATAACATACTCTGAAATCATTCAGTAATActtctgttgtgttttattCCAGATATGAGGCTGgcaaaatatatattattttagtGGGATTTTGATAGTTACACTAATAGTAAGACGTCTGTGACTGCTTATGTATTAAAATTGTTGCTCAAGGCTTCTAAATTATACTTATTGACAAGTGGGAacaaaaatatgtatgtttattttcattacaatGTAAAACCTTAGAGATGACCGATGTGGATAGATGCTGCCATTCTATTCATGTGCTAAGGGCACCCTTTATGATAAAGCAACAGTATAAAGAAAGTGAATTTGCTATCAAATAACCTTATTAGACAGACACATTTTGTCATCTAACTTCTGCAGATATTAAAATTGGGTGCATTAGTAAAATCAAAGTTTTTACTTGCTCGCTTGTCTTCTCTTTAGCTGCTTAAAATTATAGTTTCTTTTTTGTAGAGCACTTCCTAACACAGTCTAGAAACAATAGTTTCATATTCACAGCATTTTGTAAGTAGAATGTTCAGGTTTTAATTAAATAGCAATACTACATTTCTGTTGTTGGAAAATAGCAGTTATTAGGAGACACGTAATTACTGACACATAAATGTTTGGAAAAGCAATTTGATACTTTATAGATTATAAAGTCAGGACTTAATGTCACTTCCTGACAGAAATTTCAGAACAGAATTTTCAGATAGTGATGCTGCTGCGAAAATGACATGAGCGCTAAATTTTCTGCATCCTTTTTCACATGAATTATTTCCTACCTggtctctgctttttcttcccctcagaTTCCCTGGACTGAATTCTCATTGCTTGgtgctttcagtttttttctccGATGCTGCTGGTGGCATGGTTTCTTTGTCTCTTCCACTTAAATTCATGCAAGAGCACATCTTGTTCAAAGGTGCTGTGTCCTTGCTTTTCAAAGAacatacaggagaaaaaataatgtcttttcTTGCCTCTCTTGCTTGCCTCTCCTCGCACGATGTGCTGCCTGAATATCCCTGTTATATGCTCTTGTGTGTGTACCAGTGATGCTGTGAGTGATTAATGTTAGCACTTTGATGACATCAGCAACTAGcaactctttttctcctttttttttttcccctcaatattaagcagggaagggagcaaaaagcttaaaaaataatgaactcgctctttccttccctccctctctacCCTCATCCTCCCCTTTGTTAGTGGCTTCTTCCCCAAGCATTTTATGCTTTTGTGCATCATGGGGGGGGAGGTAACAGTGGTGTGTGATGGTGTTTCTTCATCCCTTGTCACGGTTCATAAATCTCTGCTAATCCAGCATTTACAGGTGGACCATTTTGGCTACTTCCCCATGAGGGTTACATTAAATAAAGGTATATTTTTAGATGGATTGGTTTCTTCTTCTTGTGCATTGGTGAGaggattgtttttttaaatactgaaatcatgtttgcttgcttttctatGACAAATTTCTGCTCTGTGAAAAGGAGTTCCCTCCCTCTAACCTCACAGCGGTAAAATGCTTTAACCTACTGAAGTAAATTTCTTGCACTGTAGCTGAAGTAGATAGCTTGGACGCATTACTTGTTGAGACTTAACTGACTGGAAACATCAAAAGCAAAGAATGAAATCTCACAACTGTACAAATGCTTAGTGTTATTGGGACATTTGTCTGCACATGTTTTTATAAGGTTTCATCAGTTCTCTCCCCGATCAATGCCCCAGACCCCTTTCTGTACGTGGAGGGCTACTCAAATGCAGGCGTTGTACTAGAGGGATGGAGTTTTAGGCTGCCTGCCTAGTGGGATAAGTTTGGAGTACAGCCTTTTAGCCAGCTCCAGTCTAATAGCAGGACTGCGTCATATATTAGGAGTCTAATAACTAGCCAAGTATCTATTTTAGTTGAAGTACACAGAAAAGATGGCTGGCTATTTGGAAACAGTCCTCCTCCACAGAATCAACACAAGCCCACAGTCCTTAGAGCAGAGAGCTTCCCAGACTGACGTACAGCTGAGGACGGGGTACCTCCAGAGCAGGGTGACCTGCAGCAAGTTGCTCAGGGCCATGTCTAGTTGAATGCTGAACATCTCTGAGGACAGATACTCTCTGTTTGACCGCCCTCACAGTAGtgaaattttttctgatgtttaaaTAGGATTCCTGGTTGTGcccgttgccccttgtcctgacGCTGGACACTGCTGAGCAGATTTTGCTCTTTTACCTTTACTCCTTCTGTCAGTTACTGCTGCGTGTGGATGAGATtcccctagagccttctcttctccaggctgaacagtcccagctctctcggcctttcctcataggaaagatgctccagtcctTTAATCATCTTTGAGGCCCACTGCTGGACTGTCCCATATGTCTTTCCATCTCTCTGCTGTGCAGGGGAGCCCACCACTGGACCTGAAAGTCCAGATGTGCCTCAgtagtgctgagcagaggggacGAATCACCTGCCTTGACCTGGTGGTGGTGCTCAGCCTGATGCAGCCCTGCTGACTGTTGGTCACCTTTGTCACAAGGCTTGTGGTCAGCTGCTTGTTCACCAGGACCCTCaagataagaaaaacaaaaagcgTCCCCAAACCCAGCCTTCTGCAGCTCAGGCTGTCTTACTGTATAGTTTCTTCACACAGATAGAATCAGAATTTCAGGCACGTAAAAAATATAGCACGTGAAAAAGTGAATTTCAGTACTGGCAACTTCTTGAGTATTCgcaatgcagaaataaattgCTGGTTAAAGCTTTCTGTGATTGTAGAAGCATGATAAAATTTATGTCATTGTCTGTGGATGTGTGTTTTAATAACATATGCAGGGTTTTTCACTTAGGACAAGGAGGTACCTGATTCAGAAAGTTGGATTTTGATCTCTagttcggtgggtctcttccaacctggtgattctatgattcttgttcTCTCTCTAAAGACCTAGGTGGTCTCTTCCGAGCCTGTTCTTTTGTGTATTTCTTCTCGTAATGCAAAAATTTTTGCCCCATGAAGCTTTGTGAAATACATCTAAGTCATCCACAGAAGGTGGCCAAGAAGCATTAACCTGTTGCCAAATTTGCATTTGCTATGTGTCAGTCTAGAATACAACTTTTAAATTTGTAAGTCCACAGTTCAAAACATATTGGAAACTGGTGTTTATATAGAGATTTCCAACATAAATCTTATATCCCAATCTCTTCTAAAGAGGATTTGTAAGTCCTCTTCTTTTATGAGACTAAAATCCTTCAGGAGCTTGGTGGTTTCATGACTTGGATTCCTAGTAGTTTCTTTGTGCAATACTATCTATTACAGTATCTGTAATTGACTTGCATGGATAATTGGAGGAGGATCTGCATTGGAGGAAAGGTCAATGTTCTTCCTGGATATTGGTGAAGGAAAATTTTCTGTTACAGCTGATGCATGTAGAGTTGGAAGTCTAACAATATTCTCTCTTCCATGAATGTATTAGAGAGAATGAAaatggcagaaaagaaaaggaaacacaacAGAACTTTCTGCAAGAAGAGTTGACAAGAttcccttttaaaattaaatttcagggTATTGGGAGAACAACCCACTTACAGAAGTGGAGGATGTTAAGGTAGCTAAATCTCCTTTGATCCACAGCTTCAGCAAGCAGTTCCTAAATCCCTATGTGGCATCAGTTGTGTTTGCTTTGAAGAAATAGTCATTAATGTGGCAAAAGCACCTGATCCTGCTTATACAATTCTGGAAGAATTTCCATGAAGTTGCATCGTAGACTTGGATTTGCTTTGATGTTGTGTACAGCTGAGGGATTTGAAAAAGAGAGATCCTTATTAATtagttgcagagagcagtaACTGCAGAAGGCTGGTTTTTTGTAGTTGAGTCCTTAGAGACTTAAAACACCTATTATGAACTGAAAATTGAAGTAACTTCTTTCAAGATGTTTTGTACATAAAATAGATGATACAGGAATAGAAACTGTGCTTTAAATTCAGGGATATGAATACTGGCATTGACTACTTCTATCCTCTTGCATCtgtgtaaacaaaaaaatacaaaagaggaCATGTTCATGACTTTATAAATGGTAAAAAGAAGATGCCTGGTGAAAAAAAGTGTTCACAAGTTTTTCTTGCTAATACAGAGATTTTGGTTGGAGTTTCCTGCTTTACAAATGGGAAGCTTTGTATTTTAACTTTTTGGAGAGAGAGTGAGGTATGAAGTTATTGTTTTATGTTTAATatgctttaaaatgctgtttaaatGAGATTATTGTAAAAATGCAGTAAGATGAAATTGTCATTAATCATATCGGTTTTCATATTTTAGGCATTGAATCTGGCATATTCCAGCATCTACAGCAACTACAGGAATTTTGTTGGACCCCCTCACTTTAAAGTCATCTGTAGACTTCTTGGGTATCAGGGTATTGCTGTGGTGATGGAGGAATTGCTGAAAGTTGTCAAGAGCCTGGTATGAcaattgtctttctttttttgctattcCAAATGCCTTCTGATGGGAAATGtctcaagaaaaacaaagtgaaagtaAGATCTCTGATAAAACTAATTGAAATGTTACTACCATTGAAATTCAGTATAAGCTGTGTTTGAGAGTACTTGGTGTCTTGTGAAAGCAATAGATGATGTGCCTTGGTAGCCTAAGCTGTTCTGAAAGCCTTGGATTTTACATTGGAGATGAATTTAATTTGTGGAGAACTGTTAGATTCTAGGTAAACTCTGAAAAAGTATGAATGTTCTAAATTAGTTGATTTCAATCTAAAGATTGTACTGTAAATTCACtttcttgatattttttgaGAACAGGTGGAGTGTGCTTTCTGCTTTGCCTAACTTCAGGGCTTTCATTAATAACATCTTTGACAGATGACACCTTAATAACAAGGAATATTTAATCTCTGTGCTTGATCTAGCAATGGATAGCTTCAGGCGTATTTGAAAGAGTTGAAGATGTTGAGGAAGTTATCCAAACAGCCTGGAAAGGGTCTTTTCTGTAACtaggaggaggttgaggggctGGCTGTTTGCTGTGATATTAATATCTATGTGTAGAGTTGTAATGCCTTGTGGTTATGTTTAGGCTGAAGAAATGGCCTTTTACTCCCTATGTTGCCTGTTAGGAGCAGGCTGCTAAAACAATCCAGCTGTATCAGGGGATAGCTGTAGTTTTCATAATCTCGCTTCAGACGCTTGACGCATTCGGCAGTTTTACAGTAATTCCCACAATGTTTTAAGTATGTTTTGGACATTCTAGAAAGACTGGTGACTGCCTGAACGGGTACAATGGTCTAATCTccaagaaaaggggaaaatacagattttttttttgtgatttggGGTTCagagttgttttgttgtttttgggggggattttaaaaaaattatttaaatggtAAATGTTCTTAACTCATTAGAGGTAGCATTGAATGCTTGGGTATTTGAAAAGGAGGTTAAAagacctggatggaggcatcCTGCTGATGACTGATGCAGATGCTTAGATGTGGGGAGACAGGTGTAAGTGTCtagtgggaggaaggaagacTGTAGGCTGGGACTCTGTCTTAACTGGTATGTCTGAAGTAGCCAGTATAAGCTGTTACAGACATACCTAATgctaaagatttttctgttgtggcttttgaaaacattcaaatgcaactttttttaacaaaaatctggaaaataGTTAGTCAGTCAGAGACAGTCTGCAAGAGAAGAACATGATTTCCCTAGTTTTACCCTTCTGGTGTTAGCGGTTTTACCACTCTACATTAGCCACCTTTTGCTACAGGAAATATGAAGGAAAGTGTGACTTCGATGTGAAAAAGTTGTCTTTTTGAAGATGACGACTGACAGAATTAAGTGCAGTATTGTTTGAGCTTGTTCAATTTATGTGTAGTTTGAATGCAATTTTTTGGTAAAATTTCTTAGTTCAGTAACACTGCCGTGTTTACACACATCTGTTTTCTCTTAGTTACAAGGGACGATTCTTCAGTATGTGAAGACCCTAATGGAAGTGATGCCGAAGATCTGTAGGTTACCAAGACATGAGTATGGCTCTCCAGGTTAGTTCATGTTTGGTGTTACCATAGTAGAATTAATAAGATGATATTAACTACCGTCTTCTGGATCGTGTTtacctctccttttccctgcctctcttttctctcccaaTAATCTGCACTtagtcttttcttcttctcataACATTGAATGCTGGTCTTCCTGAAAGTACTTAATAAAGTTTTAAGAATTCTATGCTTAGGGCAAATAAAAGGGTGATTAGGCAGCCTAGTGATATAATTGATCTTGAGGTGGGATGTTCGCAATACTTTCTATTTCTAGTCTTTCTCCTAAGTATGTTACCCTTTCAcacttgttttgtttaaatgtctCATTTAGATAACCCAAATTCTTTGGAAAAGCCTTTGCTCCTTCTTCCTTTGCCCTTATCAAATGTAAGATGAAAGGAGTGCCACTGCTGAGAGGCAAACCGGTCCTGCCAGAATAGTTATGTCTGAGGCTTTTGTGGGGTGCGTCTTAGCCACTTAACAGGAGGTGTGACAGTTGCAgaagaaattactttgaaaGCTGCTTGCCACTATAGAGAAATAATTGGCTAATTAGTATTTATCACATTGTTCACTGAAAATCTGAAACTGCTTCCCCCCCTTCAAAATATTCCTCCTCCACAACTTCTAATTAACACAAATTAGTCCTTCCATGTGCCACCCACTTCCTGAGTATATCTCTGTTTTTCCAGAGTGGCTTAGGTTTATTAAATGCCACTCCAAGTGGAATGAGGTTggtttctttctgcttcccacAGCTTGCTTGACGCTCATTACCAATGTTGAACGAAATCGAGGACTTACTAAGTGtttccttcctgtttttctGCCTGTAGTGTAGAAATAGATGAATCACGGTAGTTagcagtataaaaaaaaatctgtctgagGGTTTTGGCCACTCATTAAGGTCTGACCACACAAGCAGTAGGTATTCCCAAATATAGGTTATGCATCACCAGGGTGTGCGGTGCTGCTGGTGACATGAGGAAGCTTATAGTCTCTTGCCAGAAATCCTTACCTGTAAGGATTAAGTATTTGGCAGGAGATGCCCAAGAACTTAAGCAGAAACTTTCTCTTGAGGTTCATTGCACTTTACTTGTGCAATGGTAGCTTTCACAGGAttgattaaaacatttttaaatcctCCATCACTTGCCTCTTCTGTAGAGATCACAAAACTGACTTCATATTTACTCTTGCAAAAGAAATCCCACAGGTTTAGATGCCTGCTGTACTGAGTGATCAGAATAACCCTTGCTGTTGTGAAGGAAGATCATGGCAACTAGATTTAGAGTGGATCTCAAAAATCAGTCTGATTCTGTGCTCCTTCACTGCTCCTGTTTCTAACAGTTTTTTGTCTTAACAcatctgtttttcctgttcCGAACTATTTCTAGCAGTGAACACTTAATAACTTCACAGAAAGTCTCTTCCAAGAAATGGCAGAGACAGTCTTCATCACACTGTcatgctgcttctccttttcttttcaaacatgCTAGACAGAAAATGCTTGTGGAAGCTCAGTGTATCATCATGTTTCTCTCATGGCGTTGGAGAACTGCATTGCACTCCCCTGGCATCTCTCCATCATGGAGCCCTTGAGCTGCCCTTGGAGCAGCTCTGactgataaaagaaaatgttcgATGCAATGGGGATGTGCTGTAGATTTTACCCCTCATCTGGCATCTTGAGAGGAACTGCTAGTTTGTAGAAGGGCAGGCTTAAACTGTGCTTGAATCACTGTCCTCTCCTTTCTGCGCTGAATTCTCCTCTGCAGTGGTCTTTGCCACAGCTTGTTTACTTGGATCACCACAGAAAATGTAAGCTAATTCATACCAACTGTtgtcttttccctcctctgcctCTGAAATCTTCCTGCAGAGGCTAGTAGTTGTAGTAGTAAGTTTAAGCGCAATGGAACGTGTATGTGTGCTGCTTCTATTCTTTCCTAACAAATCATTTAATCACTTCTTTATAATTGGCACTACCTACACATACAGACCAAATCTGTGATTCTGATCTACAGATTAAATATGTAGACCCTCATCTGTCTTGTTGTAAATCAGAATTAATTTCCTGAGTCCGTTCTCCATATGCAAAGCGATTTAAGTGTGCTTGGTAAGTAAGCCTCTAGCTATTTCGTACACTtcagattttcatttcattcagaCTCTGCTGATTGCAATTACTTGAGCCCTGCATAATCAGCCCTTGAGACCTGTGGATTTCTAAACAGTGATTTATTCCTGCTAAAAGGAGCAGGGTACAGACTTGTTCAGGACTCCTGTTCGCCAATGGGTTTGTTTCCATAGGAACAGTCTAAAGCAGCGGGGAACTTGCTCATCTGGTagtcataaaaatatttgtctaaaaatacattaagcATGAGGATTTTTAAAGGGACCTTTCAAAGTCACTAAATCTTTTAAGGGAATGTTGGCATATAAGAGTTTAAacttgaaatttaattttggaGGTATcattttcttgtgctgtttTTCTAGTATTTGGATATGGCATTCTGGCTTTcaaaaatgagtattttatgTCCTGCCTCTCTGAAGTGTCATTGGACACAATGATGAAAGCAATTTGTCAGCTCTGTTGTGAGATGAATCTTAGAGTTTTGTCATTGGTATATCCCTTCTCCAAAAgaaagttgtttaaaaaaattgataaaGGTATCAAGATATTATAAGCTTGATGAGAACGTAGTCTaatcatgtattttttccccaagtttAGCATTTCTATGTTTCTTCCTTAAAAATCAATGCAACAAACCACCCAAAGCTGCTGCACCTCATTACACCAGGTCATGATCCCACACGTTCACATGGCAGTTTGGGGAAGCCTCCagtgccctgtgctgctggatGCTGTGTTCCCACCTCTCCTGGGTCTGATTGTGCTGCTGGCAACACTTTTCGAGCTGTCTCAGCACAAGCGGGTGGGCAAAAAACTGTCTTCCACCCCTCCtttttctggaatattttgGTTCAGGGTCTAATAGGAACTGGAGCCAGCCTGGGCTGGGAAGCATGGTGCAGGGCAGTAGTggctggaggctgctggggaagcatcacttggggcacagcaGAAGGGCTTGTAATGCTTCCCATTTTCTCAGGCTTTTGATCATACTTGGACAAAGAGGAGAATCCTCATGGGGAAGAGTATGAAGGGTGTTTATtcatagttttttttcttgcacatAGGAGAAAGATTTTTGAGGGAATCACAGACTACTCAGAAGAGTTTGAGGGCAACGCAAATCACCTAGATAATTGTGAAAGGGCTGTAAGGACTTATTAGATCCACAGAAccaaaggatttttctttctagcaaaataaacacagtgcTCAGGCTCATTGATCATAATTCCCAGATACATGTGTATACTTAAGCCTTACAGGCATTTCTGTTGAAAGGAATGGCGTGACTGCTGATATGCAGAGTTCGTTCTGTCTCTTGTGAGCTAAGGAAGTATTTGTAGCTAGCATTTGAAGGTCTGTGAAAGCGAACATAAGCTAAAGGTCATCATAGCACCCAGTTTCTTAGGAGCAGATTTTTTGTTGTAGATTGACGGGTTTTATTTGGCAAGAGTCAAGTCAGTCCTCTGCAGAAAATAACCCTTGACACAACTAGACCAACAATTATGTTCAAGATCAGGTTTGTTGTTAGTCAGCAGTTCAGTTCTAGAATTAATAGCCACTTTTCATCCTAGTCTTTTAGGTACTAGAATAGTTACAAGCTCTGGAATGTGTTTGATTTGAGTCTGCAGGTGTGAATTGAAATTGTTTTACAGCAAATGAAAGGTAACTGAAGGGAAGAAATTCAACTAGCTTTCCATTGCATGTGTGGACTTGGTCTGACTTCCTAAATTAATTAGTGTACAGACTGCACAGCTGAAACCTGGCATCTGCTGTTTGAGTGCTATTGAGATAGGATTTTAGAAGCAGAGATGGAACATAATCCTTTAGCAATCTTCTATACTTTACTAGATCTGTTTTATATCAGCAGCCTTTGCTTCTGTTGAAATCTGTGTAAACCAGAAACTGGGATTATAAAATCAATTATTATGACACCTAATGTCATCCCATCTGCAGGAATAGAGGAGTTTAATTAAAAGTGCTTTCTTGGAGAGAAGGAGCAA
This genomic window from Phaenicophaeus curvirostris isolate KB17595 chromosome 1, BPBGC_Pcur_1.0, whole genome shotgun sequence contains:
- the LOC138730734 gene encoding fibronectin type III domain-containing protein 9-like → MGITVQNITGNTAMVIWPKMASCADSFYSVMYHPNWNSMLSSYSRKSFQKEERVPASRSSFVVENLTPLTTYIVCVTCQSANPSSDQCRVFNTLEQDPASVSNTKKELALGIWLTSSVLLLIIAAILLYGCLHLLCRKRREHLQGQNGTSEQDHRMVWTKSTAHVSEEFSGQGQLTQDIEGKHPGGIQLATIIENPSACKEPVMPTSKSQERAATTEQCSAIN